Proteins from a genomic interval of Sulfurimonas sp. HSL3-2:
- the infC gene encoding translation initiation factor IF-3, translating into MSKKQDRVIMNDDIRVPEVRCNIDGGESLGIISTDEAMEKANELGLDLVLIAPTAKPPVAKIMDYGKYKYQEEKKLKEQRKNQTKIDVKEIKLSVKIAENDINYKVKHAREFLTQGKHVKFRVFLRGREMAHPEAAKEVLLRVWPMLEDIATMEKPPVFEGRYYNMYLVPNK; encoded by the coding sequence TTGAGTAAAAAACAAGACCGTGTCATAATGAATGACGATATCAGAGTTCCTGAAGTACGCTGTAATATAGATGGTGGAGAGTCATTAGGTATCATATCAACAGATGAAGCTATGGAAAAAGCAAATGAACTGGGACTAGACCTTGTTCTGATCGCTCCGACTGCAAAGCCGCCTGTTGCGAAGATTATGGACTACGGTAAGTATAAATACCAAGAAGAGAAAAAACTCAAAGAGCAACGTAAAAATCAAACAAAGATAGACGTTAAAGAGATTAAATTATCAGTGAAGATCGCTGAAAACGATATCAATTATAAAGTCAAACATGCAAGAGAATTCTTGACTCAAGGAAAACATGTAAAATTCCGTGTTTTCTTACGCGGTCGCGAGATGGCTCATCCAGAAGCTGCAAAAGAGGTCTTACTTCGTGTCTGGCCAATGCTAGAAGATATCGCGACAATGGAAAAACCGCCTGTTTTTGAAGGTCGTTACTACAACATGTATCTGGTACCGAATAAGTAA
- the thrS gene encoding threonine--tRNA ligase produces MNTIALKYNDEIVDLQTAKALGIEGQAIELDNSKDSLEVLRHSTAHLMAQAIKSLYPDAEFYVGPVVKEGFYYDFKTSETIGEGDLKKIEKEMLNLAKKKLEIEKYDISMDEAKVKFANDHLKLAVMKNIPSNTVSIYKQGDFEDLCRGPHLPNIGFIRYFKLMKIAGAYLGGDSKNEVLTRIYGIAFADKESLKDYLEMMAEAEKRDHRKIGAEMKLFTFREEVGAGFPIWLPAGARMRSRLEQLLFKAHRKRGYEPVRGPEMLRSDLWMTSGHYQNYGENMYFTNIDEIEFGVKPMNCVGHIKIYEDDLHSYRDLPLKYFEYGVVHRHEMTGALHGLFRVREFTQDDAHIFCTSSQIEEQIIEVVDFVDKIMTTFNFDYKMMISTKPEKAVGDDEVWEISTQALKNAMDKHNLAYEIDEGGGAFYGPKIDIKITDAIGREWQCGTIQLDFNLPSRFELEYNGEGNEKIQPVMIHRAILGSFERFVGILTEHYAGEFPMFVAPTQVAIVPIAETHNAYAKELSDKLLDIGADSEIYSKNESLNKRIRTAEKARVPMIIVLGDEEVENKTIAIRDRRTREQYNLSESEFISLIQTKINEVNF; encoded by the coding sequence TTGAATACAATCGCACTGAAGTACAATGATGAAATTGTTGACTTGCAAACTGCAAAAGCTCTTGGTATTGAAGGTCAAGCAATAGAACTGGACAACTCGAAAGATTCTCTTGAAGTTTTACGCCATTCAACCGCTCACCTTATGGCTCAAGCAATCAAATCACTATATCCCGATGCAGAGTTTTACGTCGGACCTGTCGTAAAAGAAGGTTTTTATTACGATTTTAAGACATCTGAGACTATCGGCGAAGGCGACTTGAAAAAGATAGAAAAAGAGATGCTTAATCTTGCTAAAAAGAAGTTAGAGATCGAAAAATATGACATCTCTATGGATGAAGCAAAAGTAAAATTTGCAAATGATCATCTTAAATTAGCAGTTATGAAAAATATTCCAAGTAATACGGTCTCTATCTATAAGCAGGGTGATTTTGAAGATCTTTGCCGCGGACCTCACTTGCCGAACATCGGTTTTATCAGATATTTTAAACTTATGAAGATCGCCGGTGCATATCTTGGCGGAGACTCTAAAAACGAGGTACTGACACGTATTTACGGTATTGCATTCGCTGATAAAGAGTCACTGAAAGACTATCTTGAGATGATGGCTGAAGCGGAAAAACGTGACCACAGAAAGATCGGTGCTGAGATGAAACTTTTCACTTTCCGTGAAGAGGTCGGGGCTGGTTTTCCTATCTGGCTTCCTGCAGGTGCACGTATGCGTTCACGTTTAGAACAGCTACTGTTTAAAGCACACCGTAAACGCGGTTATGAGCCGGTTCGTGGTCCTGAGATGCTAAGAAGCGATCTTTGGATGACATCAGGGCATTACCAAAACTACGGCGAAAACATGTACTTCACAAACATCGATGAGATCGAGTTCGGTGTAAAACCGATGAACTGTGTCGGACATATCAAAATATATGAAGACGATCTTCACTCATACCGTGATCTTCCGCTCAAATATTTTGAATACGGTGTTGTTCACCGTCACGAGATGACAGGTGCCCTTCATGGATTGTTCCGTGTTCGTGAATTCACTCAAGATGATGCGCATATCTTCTGTACCTCTTCTCAGATCGAAGAGCAGATTATAGAAGTTGTCGATTTTGTCGATAAGATAATGACGACGTTTAATTTTGACTATAAGATGATGATCTCTACTAAACCTGAAAAAGCAGTTGGCGACGATGAAGTATGGGAAATCTCTACACAAGCTTTAAAGAATGCGATGGATAAACATAACCTTGCATATGAGATAGATGAGGGCGGTGGAGCATTCTACGGGCCTAAAATAGATATCAAAATTACCGATGCTATAGGACGTGAATGGCAGTGTGGTACGATCCAGTTAGACTTTAACTTGCCAAGTAGATTCGAGTTAGAGTACAATGGTGAAGGTAATGAAAAGATTCAGCCGGTAATGATCCATAGAGCAATTTTAGGTTCTTTTGAGCGTTTTGTTGGTATATTGACGGAACACTATGCTGGAGAGTTCCCGATGTTTGTCGCTCCTACGCAGGTTGCGATTGTCCCGATTGCCGAGACTCACAATGCATATGCAAAAGAGTTATCAGACAAATTGCTTGATATCGGAGCGGATAGTGAGATCTATTCTAAAAACGAGAGTCTGAACAAACGTATCCGTACAGCAGAAAAGGCTCGTGTTCCTATGATCATAGTCTTAGGTGACGAAGAGGTCGAAAATAAGACTATCGCCATAAGAGACCGTAGAACACGTGAACAATATAATCTAAGTGAAAGCGAATTTATTTCACTTATACAAACTAAAATCAATGAGGTAAATTTTTGA
- the aroC gene encoding chorismate synthase encodes MNRFGQRFSFTTFGESHGKALGCIVDGVPAGLLIDEEFIQSELDRRKPGKSKFETARQEDDKVEILSGVFEGMSTGTPIAMVIYNTNQKSKDYSNIKDVFRPGHADFTYFHKYGIRDYRGGGRSSARETAARVAAGAVAKLMLQQLNIEIVSGICEIDGIKAESFDYDHAKESIIYALDAKVEEAQKDAVMRAKEAHDSVGGVSRVVIKGSPIGLGEPLYYKMDSILADAMMGINAVKAVEIGDGISSASLRGSQNNDPIRANGFESNHAGGILGGITNGEDIILNVYFKPTPSIFQEQHTVTKDNDEVDFSLKGRHDPCVAIRGTIVCEAMAAIVVADMVLLNMGRTIDGVKNYYL; translated from the coding sequence ATGAACCGTTTTGGACAAAGATTTAGCTTTACGACTTTTGGCGAGTCTCACGGAAAAGCACTCGGTTGTATAGTCGATGGAGTCCCTGCAGGACTTTTGATAGACGAGGAGTTTATTCAAAGCGAACTTGACCGCAGAAAACCGGGAAAAAGCAAGTTCGAGACAGCTCGTCAAGAGGATGATAAAGTCGAGATACTTAGCGGTGTATTTGAAGGGATGTCGACAGGAACGCCTATAGCTATGGTAATCTACAATACAAATCAAAAGTCAAAAGACTACTCGAACATCAAAGATGTATTTCGTCCGGGACATGCTGATTTTACTTACTTTCATAAATATGGCATCCGTGACTATCGTGGCGGCGGACGTTCATCTGCAAGAGAGACGGCTGCACGCGTTGCAGCAGGTGCTGTCGCAAAACTGATGTTACAACAGCTAAACATAGAGATAGTCAGCGGAATATGTGAGATCGACGGCATAAAAGCAGAGAGTTTTGACTATGATCATGCGAAAGAAAGCATTATCTATGCTCTTGACGCAAAGGTAGAAGAGGCGCAAAAAGATGCCGTGATGAGAGCAAAAGAGGCTCATGATTCAGTCGGAGGAGTCTCTCGTGTCGTGATCAAGGGTTCACCTATCGGACTTGGCGAACCTCTTTACTACAAGATGGATTCTATCTTAGCAGATGCAATGATGGGTATTAATGCGGTAAAAGCCGTAGAGATCGGTGACGGCATCAGCAGTGCGTCACTTCGCGGTTCACAAAACAACGACCCTATCCGTGCTAACGGCTTTGAGTCAAATCATGCAGGCGGGATCCTCGGAGGTATAACAAACGGAGAAGATATTATCTTGAATGTTTATTTTAAACCGACACCCTCTATTTTTCAAGAGCAGCATACGGTAACAAAAGACAATGATGAGGTTGATTTTTCGCTAAAAGGCCGTCACGATCCTTGTGTGGCTATCCGCGGAACGATCGTATGTGAAGCGATGGCAGCGATCGTCGTTGCAGACATGGTTTTGCTCAATATGGGTAGAACCATCGACGGTGTGAAAAACTACTATTTATAA
- the rnc gene encoding ribonuclease III, whose translation MESLEKTLGYKFKDKQLLIEALTHKSYKQPYDNERLEFLGDAVLDLVVGEYLFKKFPKSDEGKLSKIRASLVNEEGFNKLANVLKLGDHIFLSNAEENNDGRTKPSLLSNAFEAVMGAIYLEAGLVKVQKIVINLIEENYEEISLDSLFRDYKTTLQELTQAHFGVTPEYRLVGSKGPDHKKEFEVAVIIENKEYAKAVGKSKKVAQQEAAFIAIEILQKELS comes from the coding sequence ATGGAGTCGTTAGAGAAAACACTGGGTTACAAGTTTAAAGACAAACAGCTCCTTATTGAAGCGCTGACACATAAAAGCTATAAGCAGCCCTACGATAATGAGCGTCTTGAATTTCTTGGAGACGCAGTCCTTGACCTTGTGGTCGGAGAGTATCTTTTTAAAAAATTTCCAAAATCGGATGAGGGGAAACTTTCAAAGATAAGAGCATCGCTGGTAAACGAAGAGGGTTTTAATAAACTTGCAAACGTACTGAAACTGGGTGATCATATATTTTTATCCAATGCCGAAGAGAATAATGACGGAAGGACTAAACCCTCTCTTTTATCCAACGCATTTGAAGCGGTAATGGGAGCGATCTACCTTGAAGCTGGACTTGTAAAAGTTCAAAAGATAGTGATCAATCTTATCGAAGAAAACTACGAAGAGATCTCTTTAGATTCACTTTTTCGTGACTATAAGACTACGTTGCAGGAACTTACGCAGGCTCATTTCGGCGTGACTCCGGAGTACCGTTTAGTCGGAAGCAAGGGCCCTGATCATAAAAAAGAGTTCGAAGTAGCGGTTATAATCGAAAACAAAGAGTATGCAAAAGCTGTAGGAAAAAGCAAAAAAGTCGCACAGCAGGAAGCAGCGTTTATAGCCATAGAGATTTTACAGAAGGAACTTTCATGA
- the rnhA gene encoding ribonuclease HI yields MKKITLFSDGSALGNPGPGGFGTILRYNDRERIVSGGEAHTTNNRMELKGVIEGLKALKESCEVEVISDSSYVVKGINEWLGGWIARDFKKVKNPDLWKEYIEVSKPHKIQATWVRGHNGHDENEKCDQIAKEEAEKQKRLVN; encoded by the coding sequence GTGAAAAAAATAACTCTTTTCAGTGACGGAAGCGCTCTTGGCAATCCAGGACCGGGCGGATTTGGCACTATCCTTAGATACAATGACCGTGAGCGGATCGTAAGCGGCGGCGAGGCACATACGACAAATAACCGTATGGAACTCAAAGGGGTGATCGAAGGCTTAAAGGCTTTAAAAGAGTCTTGTGAAGTTGAGGTAATCTCTGATTCCTCTTATGTCGTCAAAGGGATAAACGAGTGGCTTGGCGGCTGGATCGCAAGAGACTTCAAAAAAGTAAAGAATCCCGATCTGTGGAAAGAGTATATCGAGGTCTCAAAGCCTCATAAGATACAAGCTACATGGGTCCGCGGGCATAACGGGCATGATGAGAACGAAAAGTGCGATCAGATCGCTAAAGAGGAAGCCGAAAAACAAAAAAGGCTGGTAAATTAA
- a CDS encoding tetratricopeptide repeat protein, with amino-acid sequence MNTLFIEYRDPLFGIIVFFVIVFVVALFSYWWGRFKAKDDHRHLDRFLSQFKTPPTQTEIKELISSSNISSKSWLLLADLYSQNGEYEKSIEIYHELLANKENDVNKKEIMFLLGKTYFKAGFLERSKNVFLEILKANPRTPQALRYLLLIYEHLKDYKSALGVLEPLDELGEDVKNDKIYLECILLLNDFSIDEDEKIKRLLAIYKDHKRLTYLIFEYLFRKDPKSAWQHLDQSQCQKVSDLLWNLEKEAIDFDIISQNVYLRELFSAKGFVNMEESSTVFEFDLLINLRKSGYKGAALTFEYICKNCKQIYPFAFHRCPNCHSIDSALSEPMISKEYSEKNNSFQ; translated from the coding sequence ATGAATACGCTGTTTATAGAATATAGAGACCCGCTTTTCGGGATTATCGTTTTTTTTGTCATAGTTTTTGTGGTAGCTCTATTTAGCTATTGGTGGGGGCGTTTTAAAGCAAAGGACGACCACCGTCATCTTGACAGGTTTTTAAGCCAGTTTAAGACACCGCCTACACAGACAGAGATAAAAGAGCTGATTTCGTCGTCAAATATATCCTCAAAATCATGGCTGCTTTTAGCGGATCTTTATTCGCAAAACGGCGAATATGAAAAAAGTATCGAGATCTATCATGAGCTTTTAGCCAATAAAGAGAACGACGTAAATAAAAAAGAGATAATGTTTTTACTTGGAAAGACCTATTTTAAAGCAGGCTTTTTAGAGAGAAGCAAAAATGTCTTTTTAGAGATATTAAAAGCAAATCCGAGAACACCGCAGGCTTTGCGTTACCTGCTTCTTATATATGAACACCTTAAAGACTATAAGTCTGCACTGGGTGTCTTGGAGCCTCTTGATGAGCTTGGTGAAGATGTCAAAAACGATAAGATATATCTAGAGTGTATCTTGCTGTTAAATGATTTTTCTATAGATGAAGATGAAAAGATCAAAAGACTTTTAGCAATCTACAAAGACCATAAAAGATTGACATATCTGATCTTCGAATACCTTTTTAGAAAAGATCCAAAATCGGCTTGGCAGCATCTAGATCAGTCACAATGTCAAAAAGTAAGTGATCTGTTGTGGAATCTAGAGAAGGAAGCTATCGATTTTGATATAATTTCACAAAATGTATATTTACGAGAGCTTTTTAGTGCAAAAGGTTTTGTGAATATGGAAGAGAGCAGCACCGTATTTGAGTTTGATCTTTTGATAAACTTGAGAAAAAGCGGTTATAAAGGTGCTGCTCTGACATTTGAGTATATCTGTAAAAACTGTAAGCAGATATATCCGTTTGCTTTTCACAGGTGTCCAAACTGTCATTCGATAGACTCTGCTTTAAGCGAACCGATGATCTCTAAGGAATATAGTGAAAAAAATAACTCTTTTCAGTGA
- a CDS encoding recombinase family protein: MKLKVERGFTVIMVHAYIRSDKNFEAAYEQLKMINLYAEKKGIVIDDEFIDQKSQNKRLHERDEVASYFKHGAGGTLLVYDTWVLSTNMEDAVQMFSCLLKNRYEVHFVKQSVIISNKSDVMLVLGLIDQLRQTLQESSKRSIGRPKGSRSSSKFDKYHNEIISYIKSDKSVSEIARLLHVSRSSLKDYIESRELKEVASGSLVHNTPENAEETVINKITCPVTTK, translated from the coding sequence ATGAAACTAAAAGTTGAGAGGGGTTTTACCGTTATTATGGTTCACGCATATATTCGTTCCGATAAAAATTTTGAAGCTGCATATGAACAACTTAAGATGATAAATCTGTATGCCGAAAAAAAAGGGATCGTGATAGACGATGAATTTATAGATCAGAAATCTCAGAACAAACGCTTGCATGAAAGGGATGAAGTCGCTTCTTACTTTAAACATGGAGCAGGTGGAACTCTTTTGGTTTATGACACTTGGGTACTGAGTACAAATATGGAAGATGCGGTTCAGATGTTTAGCTGTCTGCTCAAAAATCGGTATGAAGTTCACTTTGTCAAACAATCTGTTATAATTAGCAATAAGAGCGATGTCATGCTGGTCTTAGGGCTTATAGACCAGCTTCGTCAAACTCTTCAGGAGAGTTCAAAGAGGTCTATAGGCAGACCGAAGGGGAGTCGTTCGTCATCCAAATTCGACAAATATCATAATGAGATAATATCGTATATTAAATCAGATAAAAGTGTAAGTGAGATTGCTAGGTTATTACATGTAAGTCGTAGTTCTTTAAAGGACTATATAGAGTCTCGTGAACTTAAAGAGGTCGCTTCCGGCTCACTAGTTCACAATACGCCCGAAAATGCAGAAGAGACGGTGATCAATAAGATCACTTGTCCAGTCACAACAAAATAA
- the ccoG gene encoding cytochrome c oxidase accessory protein CcoG, which produces MATDSQPTPKDTGIPWRKMRYVAYALATILALSIPWITVDGNHLFLLSFDKLKLHLGFVQFDMQEMYLMPFLLMILFLGVFGMTVMGGRVFCGWVCPQTVFRVIYRDLIETTILGLRKRIKNKQQEPDMSKAENKVKKAIAITLWIVLATIAAADFLWFFIPPEDFFQYIKNPADHMVMMGFLIGVVVFLVYDIIFLKENFCVYVCPYSRIQSVLYDDDTVMAIYNPHRGGEVYNENKELVFTKQKDLLEVNPTAECTTCLSCVTVCPTHIDIRQGLQLECINCLECVDACTDVMGKLGKESLVVWSSEREILEQAGKTRYFRPKIIGYAVILVILAVIIGLMGSKKEHMLLNINKETRLYAIEKLADDKYNVKNSYIFLLQNTQDKDYRFYFDIIPPKGMEGKIKVEQPTKPFTVKPDVKKKKIVTLYTTDMLVDDASKDTVIPITIKAYALDKDGKIIDKIVVFRKATFTFPREDVLKRETE; this is translated from the coding sequence ATGGCTACAGATTCACAGCCGACACCAAAAGACACAGGAATTCCATGGAGAAAGATGAGATATGTTGCGTATGCTCTTGCAACAATCTTAGCGCTTTCTATACCTTGGATCACAGTAGATGGAAATCATCTATTTTTACTTAGTTTTGACAAACTAAAACTTCATCTTGGATTTGTACAGTTTGATATGCAAGAGATGTATCTTATGCCTTTCTTACTGATGATACTGTTTTTAGGCGTATTTGGTATGACAGTTATGGGGGGTCGTGTATTTTGTGGATGGGTATGTCCTCAGACAGTATTCCGCGTGATCTACCGTGACCTTATTGAAACAACGATCCTTGGACTTCGCAAACGTATAAAGAACAAACAGCAAGAACCGGATATGAGTAAAGCCGAGAACAAAGTCAAAAAAGCTATCGCAATAACTTTATGGATCGTTCTTGCGACTATTGCTGCGGCTGACTTTTTATGGTTTTTCATTCCGCCGGAAGATTTTTTCCAATACATAAAAAATCCTGCAGACCACATGGTTATGATGGGATTCTTGATCGGTGTAGTTGTCTTTTTGGTATATGATATCATCTTCTTAAAAGAGAACTTTTGTGTCTATGTCTGTCCATATTCTAGAATCCAATCTGTTTTATATGATGATGACACAGTCATGGCTATATACAACCCTCACCGCGGTGGAGAAGTATATAATGAGAACAAAGAACTGGTATTTACAAAACAAAAAGATCTGCTTGAAGTCAATCCGACTGCAGAGTGTACGACATGTCTTAGCTGTGTGACTGTTTGTCCTACGCACATAGATATCCGTCAAGGTCTGCAGTTAGAGTGTATCAACTGTCTAGAGTGTGTCGATGCCTGTACGGATGTTATGGGTAAACTCGGTAAAGAGAGTCTGGTTGTATGGTCAAGTGAACGCGAAATCTTAGAACAAGCAGGAAAAACAAGATACTTCAGGCCGAAGATCATAGGTTATGCGGTTATATTAGTGATCCTTGCCGTTATCATAGGGCTTATGGGAAGCAAGAAAGAGCATATGCTGTTAAACATCAATAAAGAGACTCGTCTTTATGCGATCGAAAAACTTGCTGATGACAAGTATAATGTGAAAAACTCTTATATATTCCTGCTTCAAAATACACAGGATAAAGATTACAGATTCTACTTCGACATTATCCCGCCAAAAGGTATGGAAGGCAAGATAAAAGTTGAACAGCCGACAAAACCGTTTACGGTAAAACCTGATGTCAAAAAGAAAAAGATAGTCACGCTTTATACTACAGACATGCTGGTAGACGATGCGAGTAAAGATACTGTTATCCCTATCACTATCAAGGCATACGCTTTAGATAAAGATGGAAAGATAATAGATAAGATAGTCGTTTTCAGAAAAGCAACATTTACTTTCCCTCGCGAAGATGTTTTAAAAAGAGAGACTGAATAG